From a region of the Neodiprion fabricii isolate iyNeoFabr1 chromosome 7, iyNeoFabr1.1, whole genome shotgun sequence genome:
- the LOC124185944 gene encoding retinol dehydrogenase 12-like produces the protein MVSSLCYLIFPVILVIGLLRKCRESSWGKCKSRTPLQGRVFLVTGANSGIGKETVRELARRKAVIIMACRDLHSARNAIADIRKDVVTGELIPMELDLASFASIRHFALEVLKTFSEIHVLINNAGVYAPIKDRCVTKDGFEIHFGVNHLGHFLLTNLLLDRLKESSPSRIVVLTSKLLESGQIDFSNLNGEKGLPIKGRMNPAYNNSKLANVYFATELAKRTEGTGVQVYSVCPGFTYTGLFRSVKRSWFHYILFSPVALMFLRTANQGAQTVLHCATEESLNNESGHVYRDCKMYEPKNALDSAVAERLWRVSSELTGITEKESM, from the exons ATGGTTTCCTCGCTGTGCTACCTGATATTTCCTGTCATCCTTGTCATCGGTCTTCTGCGAAAATGTCGCGAGTCCTCCTGGGGCAAGTGTAAGAGTCGGACTCCGTTGCAGGGACGTGTCTTCCTTGTCACCGGGGCAAACTCTGGGATAGGTAAAGAGACCGTGAGAGAGCTGGCACGGAGGAAAGCAGTGATTATCATGGCCTGTCGGGATCTCCACAGCGCCAGAAACGCTATCGCGGATATTCGCAAGGATGTAGTTACCGGTGAATTG ATACCCATGGAGTTGGACTTGGCGTCGTTCGCTTCTATCAGACACTTTGCCCTCGAGGtattgaaaacattttcagAGATTCATGTGCTGATAAACAATGCTGGGGTTTACGCACCCATCAAGGATCGCTGTGTCACCAAAGATGGTTTTGAAATTCACTTTGGCGTTAATCACTTGGGACATTTCCTGCTCACAAATCTACTTCTCGATAGGCTGAAGGAAAGTTCACCTAGCAG AATCGTCGTGTTGACTTCAAAGCTGTTGGAATCAGGTCAAATTGATTTCTCTAATTTGAATGGAGAAAAGGGTCTACCTATAAAGGGGCGAATGAATCCAGCTTATAACAATTCGAAATTGGCAAACGTCTATTTTGCGACTGAACTTGCAAAACGAACGGAAGGTACGGGTGTCCAGGTTTATTCCGTATGCCCAGGATTCACATACACCGGGCTCTTCAGAAGTGTTAAACGAAGTTGGTTCCATTACATACTGTTCTCTCCGGTTGCTTTGATGTTTCTTCGCACGGCAAATCAG GGTGCCCAGACCGTGCTTCATTGCGCTACTGAGGAATCTCTGAACAATGAAAGCGGACACGTTTACCGTGACTGTAAAATGTACGAGCCAAAGAACGCACTAGATTCAGCAGTTGCAGAACGGTTGTGGAGAGTGAGCAGTGAACTGACTGGTATCACAGAGAAGGAATCCATGTAA
- the LOC124186064 gene encoding delta(3,5)-Delta(2,4)-dienoyl-CoA isomerase, mitochondrial isoform X2: MSMTANYATAPGSSEFGTLNVSVPKPFVYHVQLNRPKSLNAVDRQMWMEIKHCFNELGENPDCRVVLLSGAGRYFNAGIDVSLLMSFGQKLAEYEDVAQKCKVLKKEIGICQESLSAIELCPKPVIAAVHGACIGAGMGMITAADIRYCTKDAWFQVKEVLMGLTADIGTLQRMPKIMGSGSLVRELVYTGRKFDATEALHNGLVSKVYDDGESLLAGSISLAEEISAKSPVAVQGSKLNLNYSRDHTVQEGLDHVLMYNQVMLQSEDLANSVMAQVSKSGEAPVFSKL; the protein is encoded by the exons ATGTCGATGACAGCGAATTACGCCACCGCACCAGGATCTAGCGAGTTTGGAACCCTTAACGTTTCAGTACCAAAGCCTTTTGTTTATCACGTCCAGTTGAACAGACCAAAGAGTCTAAATGCTGTTGACAGACAAATGTGGAT GGAAatcaaacactgtttcaatGAGCTTGGTGAAAACCCGGATTGCCGAGTAGTTCTTCTTTCTGGTGCTGGAAGGTATTTCAATGCAG GGATCGACGTTAGCCTGCTAATGAGCTTTGGTCAGAAGCTCGCAGAATACGAGGATGTTGCTCAAAAGTGCAAGGTGctcaaaaaagaaattggcaTATGCCAAGAATCACTTTCAGCAATTGAACTG TGTCCAAAACCAGTAATTGCAGCGGTACATGGAGCATGCATCGGAGCAGGCATGGGGATGATTACTGCTGCAGATATTCGCTACTGCACTAAGGATGCTTGGTTTCAAGTAAAAGAAGTGCTGATGGGACTAACTGCGGACATTGGAACTTTGCAAAGAATGCCGAAGATTATGGGATCTGGAAGTTTGGTCAGGGAGCTCGTTTACACTGGGAGAAAATTCGATGCGACTGAGGCCTTGCACAACGGATTAGTCAGCAAAGTTTACGACGACGGGGAAAG TTTGCTCGCTGGATCAATTTCGCTCGCCGAGGAAATTTCTGCAAAGAGTCCTGTTGCTGTTCAGGGCAGCAAGCTGAACCTAAATTACTCCAGGGATCACACTGTCCAGGAAGGGTTGGACCATGTT CTCATGTACAATCAAGTAATGTTGCAAAGTGAGGATCTTGCTAACTCTGTCATGGCACAGGTGAGCAAGAGTGGGGAAGCGCCTGTGTTCTCCAAACTGTGA
- the LOC124186065 gene encoding dynein regulatory complex protein 8-like isoform X2, whose protein sequence is MAQERNSEVRRRSSVMKRGLSLSSSEGPNLLEKLIHNAFDVFDTAKIQEVDVRDLGTMIRSLGCVMTEAELQEIQVQLEDVENNSVSQSRFVEYMTKTINEHKLKPAEPEELLKAFQLFDPENHGYIMRDDLAKALMELGEPFTQDEVNEMMFVACDPATNRINYEHFINLLILKYPDDTNPYKVADKIEADRLAAMPKKRGLGSLIDASVPH, encoded by the exons ATGGCGCAAGAACGAAATAGCGAGGTACGCCGCAGAAGTTCAGTAATGAAACGGGGATTGTCTTTATCAAGTTCGGAGG GGCCGAATCTATTGGAAAAACTGATACACAATGCATTTGACGTCTTTGACACTGCCAAAATCCAAGAAGTGGATGTCAGAGACTTGGGAACAATGATACGATCGCTAG GATGTGTTATGACTGAGGCGGAATTGCAGGAAATTCAAGTTCAGTTGGAGGATGTGGAAAATAATTCCGTTTCACAATCCAGATTTGTAGAATATATGACTAAAACCATTAACGAACACAA ATTAAAGCCAGCAGAACCTGAAGAATTATTGAAAGCATTCCAGCTATTTGATCCTGAAAACCACGGTTATATTATGAGAGATGATTTGGCAAAAGCACTGATGGAACTGGGAGAGCCTTTTACTCAAGATGAAGTAAACGAGATGATGTTTGTAGCTTGTGACCCCGCAACGAATAGAATCAACTATGAACACTTTATCAATCTGCTTATT TTAAAATATCCGGATGATACCAATCCTTATAAAGTTGCCGATAAAATTGAGGCTGATCGGCTTGCGGCCATGCCTAAGAAACGAGGTTTGGGCAGCCTTATTGATGCCTCGGTACCTCATTGA
- the LOC124186065 gene encoding dynein regulatory complex protein 8-like isoform X1, translated as MAQERNSEVRRRSSVMKRGLSLSSSEGPNLLEKLIHNAFDVFDTAKIQEVDVRDLGTMIRSLGCVMTEAELQEIQVQLEDVENNSVSQSRFVEYMTKTINEHKLKPAEPEELLKAFQLFDPENHGYIMRDDLAKALMELGEPFTQDEVNEMMFVACDPATNRINYEHFINLLIVDYE; from the exons ATGGCGCAAGAACGAAATAGCGAGGTACGCCGCAGAAGTTCAGTAATGAAACGGGGATTGTCTTTATCAAGTTCGGAGG GGCCGAATCTATTGGAAAAACTGATACACAATGCATTTGACGTCTTTGACACTGCCAAAATCCAAGAAGTGGATGTCAGAGACTTGGGAACAATGATACGATCGCTAG GATGTGTTATGACTGAGGCGGAATTGCAGGAAATTCAAGTTCAGTTGGAGGATGTGGAAAATAATTCCGTTTCACAATCCAGATTTGTAGAATATATGACTAAAACCATTAACGAACACAA ATTAAAGCCAGCAGAACCTGAAGAATTATTGAAAGCATTCCAGCTATTTGATCCTGAAAACCACGGTTATATTATGAGAGATGATTTGGCAAAAGCACTGATGGAACTGGGAGAGCCTTTTACTCAAGATGAAGTAAACGAGATGATGTTTGTAGCTTGTGACCCCGCAACGAATAGAATCAACTATGAACACTTTATCAATCTGCTTATT GTTGACTATGAATGA
- the LOC124186064 gene encoding delta(3,5)-Delta(2,4)-dienoyl-CoA isomerase, mitochondrial isoform X1 — MSVFLPPTAWRYCVNLTPVKIQPYGGKNSQRMIMIGTQVIKCGFLRTAVRQSLRMSMTANYATAPGSSEFGTLNVSVPKPFVYHVQLNRPKSLNAVDRQMWMEIKHCFNELGENPDCRVVLLSGAGRYFNAGIDVSLLMSFGQKLAEYEDVAQKCKVLKKEIGICQESLSAIELCPKPVIAAVHGACIGAGMGMITAADIRYCTKDAWFQVKEVLMGLTADIGTLQRMPKIMGSGSLVRELVYTGRKFDATEALHNGLVSKVYDDGESLLAGSISLAEEISAKSPVAVQGSKLNLNYSRDHTVQEGLDHVLMYNQVMLQSEDLANSVMAQVSKSGEAPVFSKL; from the exons ATGAGCGTCTTTTTGCCGCCGACTGCGTGGCGATACTGTGTCAATTTGACGCCTGTGAAAATCCAACCTTACGGCGGTAAGAATTCCCAGCGGATGATCATGATCGGCACACAGGTGATAAAATGCGGATTTTTACGCACCGCTGTCAGAC agtCCCTGAGAATGTCGATGACAGCGAATTACGCCACCGCACCAGGATCTAGCGAGTTTGGAACCCTTAACGTTTCAGTACCAAAGCCTTTTGTTTATCACGTCCAGTTGAACAGACCAAAGAGTCTAAATGCTGTTGACAGACAAATGTGGAT GGAAatcaaacactgtttcaatGAGCTTGGTGAAAACCCGGATTGCCGAGTAGTTCTTCTTTCTGGTGCTGGAAGGTATTTCAATGCAG GGATCGACGTTAGCCTGCTAATGAGCTTTGGTCAGAAGCTCGCAGAATACGAGGATGTTGCTCAAAAGTGCAAGGTGctcaaaaaagaaattggcaTATGCCAAGAATCACTTTCAGCAATTGAACTG TGTCCAAAACCAGTAATTGCAGCGGTACATGGAGCATGCATCGGAGCAGGCATGGGGATGATTACTGCTGCAGATATTCGCTACTGCACTAAGGATGCTTGGTTTCAAGTAAAAGAAGTGCTGATGGGACTAACTGCGGACATTGGAACTTTGCAAAGAATGCCGAAGATTATGGGATCTGGAAGTTTGGTCAGGGAGCTCGTTTACACTGGGAGAAAATTCGATGCGACTGAGGCCTTGCACAACGGATTAGTCAGCAAAGTTTACGACGACGGGGAAAG TTTGCTCGCTGGATCAATTTCGCTCGCCGAGGAAATTTCTGCAAAGAGTCCTGTTGCTGTTCAGGGCAGCAAGCTGAACCTAAATTACTCCAGGGATCACACTGTCCAGGAAGGGTTGGACCATGTT CTCATGTACAATCAAGTAATGTTGCAAAGTGAGGATCTTGCTAACTCTGTCATGGCACAGGTGAGCAAGAGTGGGGAAGCGCCTGTGTTCTCCAAACTGTGA
- the LOC124186452 gene encoding lipase 3-like, with protein sequence MIFLFLLVEVLIGSAVAEIHATVWTQEMVQNLFTAAGEVGATVPAMIAHHGYMVETHHVTTYDGYILQMHRIPATPTSPAATNKSAVFLMHGLLSSSADWVVMGPGKGLAYILADAGYDVWMGNARGNTYSKNHTTITDFAGKEFWDFEWHQIGYYDLPAMIDYTLTNTGQRKLIYVGHSQGTTSFYVMASAKPEYNDKINVMFSLAPVAYMGNLKSPLLRLTSTLVNTLEAIFDLFGEYEFLPKGDLIGLLGSKFCHDDALTQFLCSNVLFLMCGFNKAQLNTTMLPVIFKHTPAGASTRQLVHYGQEIMFRKFRQYDYGPVLNLHHYHKITPPNYNLGRISAPVHLLYSDNDWMAAVSDVEKLYSELGNPVEKYRILDGKWNHLDFLWGINAKELVYNHILTTLENQYSN encoded by the exons ATGATATTTCTGTTTTTGCTTGTCGAGGTGTTGATTGGATCTGCCGTTGCAGAAATCCATGCAACAGTATGGACCCAAGAAATGGTCCAGAACCTTTTCACTGCTGCCGGCGAAGTTGGCGCAACAGTT CCCGCGATGATTGCTCATCACGGATACATGGTCGAGACTCATCACGTGACGACGTACGATGGTTACATCCTCCAAATGCACCGAATCCCCGCAACTCCCACAAGCCCTGCAGCTACCAACAAGAGCGCTGTCTTCCTGATGCATGGCCTCCTGAGTAGTTCTGCCGACTGGGTTGTCATGGGCCCTGGAAAGGGTTTAG CTTACATCCTAGCAGATGCTGGATACGACGTGTGGATGGGCAACGCGAGGGGAAATACATACTCGAAAAATCACACAACCATCACCGATTTCGCCGGTAAAGAGTTCTGGGACTTTGAATGGCACCAAATCGGCTACTACGATCTCCCCGCCATGATCGACTACACCCTGACCAACACAGGGCAGAGGAAACTGATATACGTAGGCCATAGTCAAGGCACGACTTCGTTCTACGTTATGGCATCCGCGAAACCCGAGTACAATGACAAAATTAACGTCATGTTCTCTTTGGCGCCAGTTGCTTACATGGGCAATCTGAAGAGTCCTCTGTTGAGACTGACATCCACTCTTGTGAATACTTTGGAG GCAATTTTCGATCTTTTCGGCGAGTATGAGTTCCTGCCTAAGGGCGATTTAATCGGCTTGCTTGGTTCGAAATTTTGCCACGACGACGCTCTCACTCAGTTTCTGTGCAGTAATGTACTCTTCCTCATGTGCGGATTCAACAAAGCTCAACTGAACACC ACAATGCTACCAGTCATATTCAAACATACTCCAGCTGGTGCGTCAACTCGTCAACTGGTTCACTACGGTCAAGAAATTATGTTTAGAAAGTTCAGACAGTACGATTATGGCCCAGTGCTCAACTTGCATCACTATCATAAGATCACACCACCGAATTATAATCTTGGCAGGATTAGCGCACCCGTTCACTTGCTCTACAGTGATAACGACTGGATGGCTGCTGTATCA gatgttgaaaaattgtactctGAACTTGGTAACCCGGTTGAGAAGTACCGGATCTTGGACGGCAAGTGGAACCATCTTGATTTTCTGTGGGGAATCAATGCTAAAGAACTTGTCTATAACCACATCCTGACTACTTTGGAAAATCAATATAGTAATTAG
- the LOC124186451 gene encoding cohesin subunit SA-2-like: protein MEERTRCAVVRRTAKYRIKEVGLFQLFKMDDLNCEAVAADWLHIYKAEPENAFLILKQFFFETSGCNVLLTPEMKSSADYMNLIREAAKLYDKGSHEYPLTLPGQQWLTLRVKIHDFIESLIGQSQYSVLYDRFLITNIISLLNLLVASKIRAFRHTASFIGMKIVCAIGHISVAVSKNLEATVIRQRRVIKLQNSGTSRAISKIEAVTAERKELEDNMAEIKKLVSYAFGAVLAHCYEDKSVEIRLLCVTEVSEVLTIYPDLFTEDKFLIYLGVSLADPILNIQKPAFRTLTYLYSMDKYAEKLWNFTKSFRHLIISLTRSENIDVVTDALILLKYMLERHRDLFQDICLNRIFSFVYSLNRNVAQIAGACISERVALLDEDADGGVSRNTPRLREVAKFYLEYSKNPDHCPYIVDALIGSGEMIKDWDGMTDLLLDKPRFDADALNDTEKGALIELMVYAVIQSATGQGPIGRGPIPTEMHTPEELQANRAEITEHFIRTLPELLELYKDNSLVLTYLLVIPQYFDLDVCAKQIHLYHVDSLLRKLHYIVERINTWRVLDAAARALKHLCSDPHAIYARADLTRTVMIDETVATFNNCMGKYRLAVQEMKDDETSTYADDVDIRNVTRKISIFYHSHNMTPWRLWDLSFKIIPETMRNPKRPFPHEALKYCMNICSSALLWGLIDFAREEDLEKEGVKEKFHLFRKRLHRFVDHMCRLIKGARENAVLASPILREEAHNSLCKVLYMFSFKLRSYGNPFLNNMIYVAYRDYMMNLLSKYVHEYILGDLLHDQNDPRYKFDRLRDKRRVLEFYCKLMYRHTTSLKRPRNDFIRSLDFFEDYCNEIKPALISQGSRVNAVDCSLLMQYSLYRLYNELIAERGYICTGSKEFIAIKGLAKRITSPFSLNLLMQRNAILTFHKAGVLLALTTPDEWHLESFGRPRSLPLLEILCGFTDALVDADKMYMLKYVEKRFSDALLIPTIDTDLEEYCEPYILYKNSLKRRILHDEPVASGSGVMESPL, encoded by the exons ATGGAAGAAAGAACTCGATGCGCGGTAGTGCGACGGACCGCGAAGTATAGAATAAAGGAAGTCGGTCTCTTTCAGTTATTCAAAATGGACGATTTGAACTGTGAA GCGGTAGCCGCGGATTGGCTTCATATATACAAAGCTGAACCAGAAAATGCCTTCCTCATCCttaagcaattttttttcgagacgAGTGGGTGCAACGTACTCCTTACACCGGAGATGAAGAGTTCCGCGGATTATATGAATCTGATTCGTGAAGCGGCCAAGCTCTATGACAAG GGCAGTCACGAATATCCATTGACCTTGCCTGGACAGCAATGGCTTACGTTACGAGTAAAAATTCATGATTTTATTGAGAGTCTGATTGGCCAAAGCCAATATTCTGTATTATATGATCGATTTCTCATTACCAACATTATTTCTTTGCTCAATCTGTTGGTAGCGTCCAAAATTAGAGCTTTCAGACACACTGCAAGCTTTATTG GAATGAAGATCGTATGTGCCATTGGACACATCAGTGTAGCTGTATCAAAAAATCTCGAGGCAACGGTCATACGTCAGCGTCGAGTCATCAAATTACAGAACAGTGGAACAAGTCGAGCGATTAGCAAAATCGAAGCAGTAACAGCGGAAAGAAAGGAACTTGAAGATAATATGGCTGAGATTAAGAAATTGGTGTCATACGCATTTGGTGCGGTGCTTGCTCATTGTTACGAAGATAAATCTGTCGAGATTCGATTACTTTGTGTTACGGAAGTTTCCGAGGTGTTAACCATTTATCCCGACCTATTTACGGAGGACAAGTTTTTGATATACCTAg GAGTCTCGCTTGCGGATCCAATCCTGAATATTCAAAAACCAGCTTTCCGAACCCTGACCTATTTGTATTCCATGGATAAATATGCTGAAAAACTGTGGAACTTTACAAAATCGTTTAGGCATCTAATTATCTCATTGACGAGGAGCGAAAATATCGACGTGGTGACCGACGCGCTAATTCTTCTTAAATATATGTTGGAACGTCACAGAGATctttttcaagatatttgtCTCAAtcgcattttttcattcgtttactCATTGAATAGAAATGTGGCCCAAATTGCCGGAGCATGCATCAGCGAACGAGTAGCATTGTTGGACGAAGACGCGGACGGAGGTGTCAGCAGAAACACACCCCGGCTCCGGGAGGTCGCCAAGTTTTACCTCGAGTATTCCAAGAACCCCGACCATTGCCCGTATATAGTCGACGCCTTAATCGGGAGTGGCGAAATGATTAAAGACTGGGACGGCATGACCGATTTGTTGCTCGATAAACCAAGATTCGACGCAGACGCGCTCAACGATACAGAAAAGGGAGCACTGATCGAGTTGATGGTTTATGCCGTAATACAAAGCGCCACAG GTCAAGGACCAATCGGCAGGGGTCCAATCCCTACGGAAATGCATACACCAGAAGAGCTTCAAGCAAACAGGGCAGAAATTACGGAACACTTTATTCGAACTTTACCTGAGCTCTTGGAGTTGTACAAGGATAACTCGCTTGTATTGACATATTTGCTCGTAATTCCCCAGTACTTTGATCTCGACGTATGCGCTAAACAGATACATCTGTATCACGTTGATTCGCTTTTGCGAAAGCTTCACTACATCGTTGAGAGAATAAATACCTGGAGAGTTTTGGACGCAGCGGCCAGAGCTCTGAAACATTTGTGCAGTGATCCTCACGCAATATATGCTCG CGCCGACCTAACCCGCACAGTAATGATTGACGAGACAGTGGCAACGTTTAACAATTGTATGGGAAAATACAGATTAGCGGTACAGGAAATGAAGGATGATGAAACTAGCACCTACGCTGATGATGTGGACATTAGAAATGtcacgagaaaaatttcgatattctaCCACAGTCATAATATGACCCCATGGCGACTTTGGGATTTGTCGTTCAAAATTATCCCAGAAACAATGAGGAATCCAAAAAG GCCTTTTCCGCACGAAGCACTTAAATATTGTATGAATATTTGCTCCAGCGCACTATTGTGGGGATTAATAGACTTCGCACGTGAGGAGGACTTGGAAAAAGAAGGTGTGAAAGAAAAGTTCCACCTTTTCAGGAAGCGCTTACACCGATTCGTGGATCATATGTGTCGTTTGATCAAGGGCGCCCGTGAAAACGCAGTG CTCGCATCACCGATTCTGAGAGAAGAAGCTCATAATTCGCTTTGCAAGGTGTTATACATGTTTTCCTTCAAATTAAGGTCGTACGGTAACCCTTTCCTGAATAATATGATTTATGTAGCCTACCGGGACTACATGATGAACTTGTTGAGTAAATATGTACACGAGTATATTCTCGGCGATCTGTTACATG ATCAGAATGACCCACGCTATAAGTTCGACAGATTACGTGATAAAAGAAGGGTCCTGGAATTTTACTGCAAACTGATGTATCGTCACACGACGTCCTTGAAACGACCTCGTAACGATTTTATACGTAGCCTAGATTTCTTTGAAGATTATTGTAACGAGATAAAACCTGCCCTCATCTCGCAAGGGAGTCGAGTGAATGCAGTAGACTGCAGTCTACTGATGCAGTACTCTTTATACCGTTTGTACAATGAATTAATTGCAGAACGAGGATATATATGCACAGGGAGCAAAGAATTCATCGCTATAAAG GGATTAGCCAAACGGATCACGTCGCCTTttagcttaaatttattgatgCAACGCAATGCAATCTTAACTTTTCACAAAGCTGGAGTTTTATTGGCCTTAACGACTCCGGACGAATGGCATTTGGAATCGTTTGGACGTCCTCGCAGTCTGCCTTTATTAGAAATATTATGTGGGTTTACAGATGCCCTTGTGGATGCAGACAAAATGTATAT GCTCAAGTATGTTGAGAAGCGGTTTAGCGATGCGTTGTTGATACCAACGATTGATACGGATTTGGAAGAGTATTGCGAACCGtatatattgtacaaaaaCAGTTTGAAGCGTAGAATTCTTCACGATGAACCAGTCGCAAGTGGATCGGGTGTAATGGAATCACCATTATAA